Proteins co-encoded in one Arachis stenosperma cultivar V10309 chromosome 7, arast.V10309.gnm1.PFL2, whole genome shotgun sequence genomic window:
- the LOC130939179 gene encoding early nodulin-like protein 18 yields MEHKRRGTTSSNDVLFSTLILIIIVLCSSGSFVVVDAYKNYTVGDSLGWFDSTMNSEINYQKWASNKVFSLGDFLIFNTDTNHSVVQTYNATTYKQCDYDDAQDKDTNQWLQSNPSNTETHPISVSVPLKKEGVTYFFSSDYDGDQCRSGQRFQINVTHGQGLPKSLKDPSEDSAPSPSGAGGGVSGDDDAAPDTIVPANFNHPKYENSDSSGDDDDNDNKAKGKASSDSVSIYDQIHTKLFASLALLLVVFLWW; encoded by the exons ATGGAACACAAAAGAAGAGGAACCACTTCATCAAATGATGTTCTGTTCTCAACTCTTATCCTCATCATCATAGTACTTTGTTCTTCAGGatcttttgttgttgttgatgctTACAAGAATTACACAGTGGGAGATTCTTTAGGATGGTTTGATAGTACCATGAATTCTGAGATCAATTACCAGAAATGGGCTTCCAATAAAGTTTTCAGCTTGGGTGATTTCTTAA TTTTCAACACAGACACCAATCACTCAGTTGTCCAAACATACAATGCAACAACATATAAACAATGTGACTATGATGATGCACAAGACAAAGACACAAACCAATGGCTTCAATCAAATCCATCAAACACAGAAACACATCCAATCTCAGTTTCTGTTCCTTTGAAGAAAGAAGGTGTCACCTACTTCTTCTCAAGTGACTATGATGGTGACCAATGTAGAAGTGGACAAAGGTTCCAAATCAATGTCACTCATGGTCAAGGTTTACCTAAGAGCCTTAAGGATCCTTCTGAGGATTCTGCTCCTTCTCCTTCCGGCGCCGGTGGCGGTGTTTCCGGCGATGATGATGCTGCACCGGATACTATTGTTCCGGCAAATTTTAATCACCCCAAGTATGAAAACAGTGATAGTAGTGGTGACGACGATGACAATGATAACAAGGCAAAAGGAAAAGCTAGTTCTGATTCTGTGTCGATTTATGATCAAATTCATACCAAACTATTTGCGTCTCTTGCTTTGTTATTGGTCGTTTTCTTGTGGTGGTGA
- the LOC130940752 gene encoding uncharacterized protein LOC130940752, whose product MAEPAKVSSMVAGKSDAEVEELLDRMLTRLALCDDSKLEPLLSKLLPLCISSLSSNSAAVRNKVLEILSHVNKRVKLQPDIGLPLSELWELYSESGATPIIRNFCIVYIEMAFQRVSAKEKEDLAPILLVNISKLPLQHQEIILRIIVKVIGECHSSQIGDEVAAQYKKVNNSQDRDLFIEFCLHTMLYQRVSQSGGYPGLSFGQANRVTGKQQLQKDEILLRKLGILNIIQAMDLPPELAYPLYVVASVDCEEPVVKRGEELLKKKASGANLDDLNLINRLFLLFNGTSGAENVDSESRVSPASPALKAKLMSIFCRSIAAANSFPSALQCIFGCIYGNDTTSRLKQLGMEFTVWVFKHAKIDQLKLMGPVILSGIMKSLDNYSSSEADASAREVKTYAFQAIGLLAQRMPHLFREKIDMAAHLFHALKAESQSLRHVVQEATISLAAAYKGAPIAVIRDLETLLLNNCQMEESEVRFCVVRWATSLFDFEHCPSRYICMLGASDTKLDIREMSLEGLHLHKSESPVSGLKYPKLQMMLDYILQQQPKLLKSTEIGDQNLIFPSNTYVAMIKFLLKCFESELEQRKSSDRSSEFLSSVKTFCLLLEHSMSFEGSVDLHVNASKALLIIGSHMPEVLASHYAPKVSWLKQLLSHVDWDTREFVARLLGIVSSGLPVATSSAIVSELTSLFSQTHKSRFETQHGALCAIGYISADILCRTPSMPELLLQNTLRCLVDVVKSETSALAAVAMQALGHIGLRVSIPPLDDSNSDGILTILHDKLSKIISGDDTKAIQKIAISIGHICVKETSSTQLDVALNLIFGLSRSKVEDVLFAAGEALSFLWGGVPVTADIILKTNYTSLSMASNFLMGDLNSSVSNQDPNRQSEYNKDYHASVRDAITKKLFDALLYSSRKEERCAGTVWLVSLIKYCGHHPTIQRMLPEIQEAFSHLLGEQNELTQELASQGMSIVYDLGDESMKNSLVNALVTTLTGSGKRKRAIKLVEDTEVFQEGALGESASGGKLNTYKELCNLANEMGQPDLIYKFMDLANYQASLNSKRGAAFGFSKIAKQAGDALKPHLRSLIPRLVRYQYDPDKNVQDAMVHIWKSLVADSKKTIDENLDLIIDDLLVQCGSRLWRSREASCLALADIIQGRKFYEVEKHLKGLWTVAFRAMDDIKETVRISGERLCRAITTLTTRLCDVSLTDTSDAHKAMNIVLPFLLTEGILSKVDSVRKASIGVVMKLTKHAGTAIRPHMADLVCCMLESLSSLEDQGLNYVELHAANVGIQSDKLENLRISIAKGSLMWETLDLCIRVIDAESLDTLIPRLAHLVRSGVGLNTRVGVANFITLLLESVGVDIKPYANMLVRLLFPVVKEEKSITAKRAFASACAKVLKYVPVSQAQKLIEDTVALHAGDKNSQIACAYLLKSYSSVAADVVGGYHAVIIPVVFLSRFEDDKSISNIFEELWEEYTSGERVTLNLYLGEIVSLICEGMSSSSWASKRKSAQAICRLSEVLGDSLSSHHEVLLQSLMKEIPGRLWEGKEVLLLALGALSTSCHKAISAEGSAPSIAILSVVSSACSKKAKKYREAAFSALEQVIKAFGNPDFFNMVFPLLFDMTKSAPAKSGQQPLAGDTAKTDSDGVEEIFVPHTKLVECLTSCIHVANINDILENQENLMLLYAAFLSPEHKWTVKTTAFLSIKELCSRLHNVIQDSSGSHDITRVASLVQEIFHSTSPKILHCISTVKIAQVHVSASECLLEVLKLSMEVPTVSAIDEGFKDELLHQYEIEKNEEAKSLLRKCLNILQDWKH is encoded by the exons ATGGCGGAACCAGCAAAAGTATCGTCAATGGTGGCAGGGAAGTCCGACGCGGAGGTCGAGGAGCTTCTTGATCGGATGCTCACTCGTTTGGCTCTCTGCGACGATTCCAAGCTTGAACCCTTGCTCTCCAAGCTCCTCCCTCTCTGCATCTCCTCACTCTCCTCCAACTCCGCCGCTGTTCGCAATAAG GTTCTTGAGATTTTGAGTCATGTGAACAAGAGAGTGAAACTTCAGCCTGATATTGGTTTGCCTTTATCCGAGTTGTGGGAGTTGTATTCAGAATCTGGTGCTACTCCAATAATAAGGAACTTTTGCATTGTCTATATTGAAATGGCTTTTCAGCGCGTCAGTGCAAAG GAAAAAGAAGATTTGGCACCTATCCTCCTGGTGAACATCTCAAAACTTCCTCTTCAACACCAGGAAATTATCCTTAGAATCATTGTTAAG GTAATTGGTGAATGCCACTCAAGCCAAATTGGTGATGAAGTTGCTGCACAGTATAAAAAAGTGAACAATTCTCAAGATAGAGACCTGTTTATTGAGTTTTGTCTTCATACAATGTTGTACCAGCGAGTTTCTCAAAG TGGTGGGTACCCTGGACTTTCATTTGGTCAAGCTAATCGTGTTACAGGGAAACAACAGTTACAAAAAGATGAAATTTTATTGAGAAAG TTGGGTATTTTGAACATCATTCAAGCTATGGATCTTCCCCCTGAGCTTGCTTATCCTCTATATGTTGTTGCTTCTGTAGATTG TGAAGAGCCTGTTGTTAAGAGAGGCGAGGAACTATTAAAGAAGAAGGCCAGTGGTGCTAATTTAGATGATTTAAATCTGATCAACAGACTATTTTTGCTATTCAATG GTACTTCTGGAGCTGAAAATGTTGACTCAGAATCAAGAGTCAGTCCAGCAAGTCCTGCTTTGAAGGCAAAATTAATGTCTATATTCTGCCGGTCTATTGCAGCAGCAAACAGTTTCCCATCAGCATTGCAGTGCATTTTTGGTTGCATCTATG GGAATGACACCACATCACGGTTAAAGCAATTGGGAATGGAATTTACTGTATGGGTATTTAAGCAT GCGAAAATTGATCAGCTTAAGTTAATGGGTCCAGTTATTTTGAGTGGAATCATGAAGTCCCTTGACAATTATTCAAGTTCAGAAGCAG ATGCCAGTGCACGGGAGGTCAAAACTTATGCTTTTCAGGCAATTGGGCTGCTTGCTCAGCGTATGCCTCACCTTTTCAG GGAAAAGATTGACATGGCTGCTCACCTTTTTCATGCACTGAAAGCTGAATCTCAATCTCTTCGTCATGTTGTTCAAGAAGCAACAATATCTCTTGCTGCAGCATACAag GGAGCCCCAATTGCTGTGATTCGCGATTTGGAGACCTTACTGCTTAACAATTGTCAAATG GAGGAAAGTGAAGTAAGATTTTGTGTTGTAAGATGGGCAAcatctttgtttgattttgaacATTGCCCGAGTCGTTATATTTGTATGCTAGGAGCATCAGATACCAAATTAGACATCAG AGAAATGTCACTTGAAGGTCTTCATCTTCATAAAAGCGAAAGTCCCGTTTCTGGTCTTAAGTACCCTAAACTTCAAATGATGCTGGATTATATTCTTCAACAACAGCCAAAGTTGTTGAAGTCCACTGAAATTGGAGACCAAAACCTTATTTTCCCTTCAAATACATACGTGGCAAtgataaaatttttgttgaagTGCTTTGAATCTGAGTTAGAGCAGAGGAAGTCCTCAGACCGATCGTCTGAGTTTCTGTCATCAGTAAAGACATTCTGTTTGCTCCTGGAACATTCTATGTCATTTGAAGGCTCTGTTGATTTGCATGTCAATGCTTCGAAGGCATTGCTTATAATTGGATCACATATGCCCGAG GTGTTAGCATCACATTATGCTCCAAAAGTTTCATGGCTTAAGCAACTTCTAAGTCATGTGGATTGGGACACTCGTGAATTTGTTGCACGTTTACTTGGAATTGTGTCTTCTGGTCTTCCTGTTGCCACATCATCTGCTATTGTTTCTGAATTGACTTCCTTATTTAGTCAAACACATAAATCAAG GTTCGAGACTCAGCATGGTGCGCTTTGTGCAATTGGATACATATCTGCGGATATTTTGTGTAGAACACCATCT ATGCCAGAATTATTGCTCCAGAATACACTTCGATGTCTAGTTGATGTGGTTAAATCTGAAACTTCTGCACTTGCTGCTGTTGCAATGCAAGCGCTAGGTCATATTGGACTGCGCGTTTCAATACCTCCACTTGATGATTCTAATTCAG aTGGAATTCTGACAATTTTACATGATAAATTGAGCAAGATTATTTCGGGTGATGACACAAAAGCAATACAGAAGATTGCTATATCCATTGGACATATATGTGTAAAGGAAACATCATCTACACAGCTGGATGTTGCCCTAAATTTAATCTTTGGTCTTTCTCGATCTAAG GTTGAGGATGTTCTGTTTGCTGCCGGGGAGGCCCTTTCTTTTTTGTGGGGTGGTGTTCCTGTCACTGCTGACATAATCCTTAAAACAAACTATACTTCACTATCCATggcttcaaattttttaatggGAGATTTGAACTCTTCTGTGTCAAATCAGGATCCTAATCGACAAAGTGAATATAATAAAGATTATCATGCTAGTGTAAGAGATGCAATCACCAAAAAACTCTTCGATGCTCTTTTGTATAGTAGCAGAAAAGAAGAGCGATGTGCTGGAACTGTCTGGCTAGTTTCACTCATAAAGTACTGTGGACATCATCCTACCATTCAGAGAATGCTCCCAGAAATTCAG GAGGCCTTTTCTCACCTTCTCGGTGAACAAAATGAACTCACACAGGAGTTGGCTTCTCAAGGCATGAGCATTGTCTATGACCTGGGTGATGAATCTATGAAAAATAGTTTGGTGAATGCACTTGTGACTACATTGACGGGTTCAGGAAAACGAAAAAGAGCCATCAAA CTTGTTGAAGATACAGAAGTATTTCAAGAGGGAGCTCTCGGTGAAAGTGCAAGTGGAGGAAAACTGAACACTTACAAAGAGTTGTGTAACTTAGCAAATGAGATGGGACAACCGGATTTAATTTACAAATTCATGGACTTAGCTAATTATCAAGCTTCTTTGAATTCAAAGAGGGGTGCTGCTTTTGGATTCTCCAAAATAGCTAAACAAGCAGGGGATGCACTTAAGCCACATTTACGTTCTCTAATTCCAAGACTTGTACGGTACCAGTATGATCCTGATAAAAATGTGCAG GATGCGATGGTACATATATGGAAGTCACTAGTGGCTGACTCAAAGAAAACCATTGATGAAAACTTAGATCTCATCATTGACGACTTACTAGTACAATGTGGATCCAGGCTTTGGCGGTCACGTGAGGCATCGTGTCTTGCGCTTGCGGACATTATTCAAGGACGAAAGTTTTATGAG GTTGAAAAGCATTTAAAAGGATTATGGACTGTTGCATTTCGTGCAATGGATGATATAAAGGAAACTGTTAGAATTTCTGGTGAAAGATTATGTCGTGCCATAACCACACTGACAACAAGGCTTTGCGATGTCTCTCTAACTGATACATCAGATGCACACAAAGCAATGAATATAGTTTTACCCTTTTTGCTTACAGAAGGTATCCTAAGTAAGGTTGACAGTGTTCGGAAGGCTTCAATTGGAGTTGTTATGAAGCTTACAAAG CATGCTGGAACTGCAATCCGTCCACATATGGCTGATCTGGTTTGCTGCATGCTCGAAAGTTTATCAAGCCTAGAAGACCAAGGGCTCAATTATGTTGAG CTTCACGCAGCAAATGTCGGAATACAGTCGGATAAGCTTGAAAATTTGAGAATTTCCATTGCCAAAGGCTCTCTTATGTGGGAGACTTTGGACTTGTGCATAAGAGTTATTGATGCAGAATCACTGGACACATTGATACCTCGACTTGCTCATTTAGTGCGTTCTGGGGTGGGTCTCAATACCAG GGTTGGTGTTGCTAATTTTATTACCTTATTGCTTGAAAGTGTTGGGGTTGACATCAAGCCCTATGCAAATATGCTAGTCAGATTGTTGTTTCCAGTTGTTAAGGAGGAAAAAAGTATTACTGCAAAGCGTGCTTTTGCAAGTGCCTGTGCCAAAGTACTAAAGTATGTACCAGTGTCGCAAGCACAAAAACTTATTGAAGATACTGTAGCGTTGCATGCTGGTGACAAGAATTCACAAATTGCATGTGCATATCTCTTAAAGAGCTATTCGAGTGTGGCGGCAGATGTGGTTGGTGGATATCATGCAGTGATTATTCCTGTTGTTTTCCTTTCAAG ATTTGAGGATGATAAAAGTATTTCCAATATATTTGAAGAATTATGGGAAGAATATACCAGTGGGGAACGAGTCACCCTTAACTTGTACTTAGGTGAAATTGTTTCCCTTATTTGTGAAGGCATGTCATCATCATCATGGGCAAGTAAAAGAAAA TCTGCCCAGGCTATATGTAGGCTCAGTGAAGTTTTGGGTGATTCACTTTCTTCCCATCATGAAGTTCTGCTTCAGTCTCTGATGAAGGAAATTCCTGGTCGCCTATGGGAG GGAAAAGAGGTGCTATTACTAGCATTAGGTGCTCTATCTACATCCTGCCATAAGGCAATATCCGCCGAAGGTTCTGCGCCTTCCATTGCAATTTTAAGTGTGGTGTCTTCTGCATGCAGCAAAAAGGCAAAAAAATATCGTGAAGCAGCATTTTCCGCTCTTGAGCAG GTTATAAAAGCGTTTGGCAATCCAGATTTCTTTAATATGGTATTTCCCTTGTTGTTTGATATGACCAAGTCAGCGCCCGCGAAATCTGGGCAGCAACCTTTGGCTGGTGATACCGCAAAAACAG ATTCGGACGGTGTTGAAGAAATTTTTGTTCCACATACCAAACTTGTGGAGTGTCTAACCTCTTGCATCCATGTGGCCAATATAAATGATATTCTTGAAAATCAAGAGAACTTAATGCTCTTGTACGCAGCATTTCTATCACCTGAACATAAATGGACAG TAAAAACTACCGCGTTTTTATCCATCAAAGAACTTTGCTCAAGGCTCCACAATGTCATCCAGGACTCCTCGGGAAGTCACGACATTACCAGGGTAGCTTCCCTGGTTCAGGAG ATATTTCATTCTACATCACCAAAGATATTACATTGCATAAGCACAGTAAAAATTGCACAG GTTCATGTTTCTGCTTCAGAATGCCTTCTTGAAGTCCTCAAACTCTCCATGGAAGTGCCTACAGTGAGTGCCATCGATGAAGGATTCAAGGATGAGCTCCTTCACCAGTATGAGATAGAGAAGAACGAAGAGGCAAAGTCATTATTAAGAAAGTGTCTCAACATTCTTCAAGACTGGAAACACTAG
- the LOC130941710 gene encoding uncharacterized protein LOC130941710, with protein sequence MDEAEFQRLLQLFPVVRSRDYCAKQTSSRRSSRQASGSAKDEYREWQDAWNERDINFENQGNNPHSFWSKLKSEAAKKVGPEEAERFCKAFQQVHKKLVYEELNSDAGRSFINSS encoded by the exons ATGGACGAAGCTGAATTTCAACGCCTTCTCCAACTCTTCCCCGTTGTTCGTTCTCGCGATTACTGT GCCAAACAAACATCATCTAGGCGTTCGTCCAGACAAGCTTCTGGATCTGCAAAGGATGAG TATAGGGAATGGCAAGATGCATGGAATGAAAGAGATATAAATTTCGAGAACCAAGGAAATAACCCAC ATTCATTTTGGAGCAAGCTAAAGTCAGAGGCTGCTAAGAAG GTTGGTCCAGAAGAGGCCGAGAGATTTTGCAAGGCTTTCCAACAAGTTCACAAGAAACTG GTCTATGAAGAGTTGAATTCAGATGCTGGCAGAAGCTTCATAAACTCTTCGTAG